The genomic window TTAGGAAGATTCTCCGGTGTTGAGGTTCAGAGATGGTCTGATGGAGAGGATAGAGGAGGTCGAGTCCGTAACCTTGGAGACATTGCCTTCGACTGAAGAGATTAGAGAGGCGGTATGGGATTGTGAGTCTTCTAAGGCGCCAGGTTGTGATGGATACAATATGAATTTCATAAAGAGATGTTGGAATGAGATTGGGTATGACTTCACAACAGCGGTAATGGGATTCTTTCAAACTTCTAGGTTGCCGGCGGAGTCAAATATCTCTTTCGCGAGTTATGAAGGACAATTTTCTAAGTTGGACAGAAGAGCCGCGTAGGAAGGAGGATCGAAAGCAGCGATTAAGGTGCTTTTCTGCGATCATTTGGAATATTTGGATGGAAAGGAATAAGAGGATATTTCAGAATAAAAGCAGAGGTGTTGAGGAAATAATCAGTATGTCCATGTTTAACTGCGACGAATGGAGGAGTGCACTCTCTTCATGTTGTTGATGGTTAGATCGGAGATAACAGGGGAGTACTTTATTTTGTGTTACTTTCTAGATTTGCTTGTCTGTTTTAGATATCTTTTATGTTTGCTCCACTCTACTGTGTTGagcttttatttaaaaaaaaaaaagaaatgctaTCACAAAAACATAATTGTAGCTTCTTTAATTTTATCGTTAAGTTGGATGAACAATATTGAATGGTGAACAATTCCGTGGTTCTCATTTGTTTTTTATTAACTATGGTGAAAACTTAAATCAAGGATTAGATACTATTAAATTTGATCTAACGGTGTGTGTTATGTTTTGTTAATTATAATCAACTTTTTTTTTGCAATTAATGCTATATGAACTATCGCCtaatagaatttattattttgataaaaaaaattttgttaaatCTTAAATTTAACCCACACAAAGTTAAATTTCATAATTTTAACTAATTAAACTCACAATTGTCTGTCTGCATCAGCATTAATATCATCATTCTTTTTATTCTAATCTTAACTCTACAGATATCCAGTTATACATTTCTTAAATTTCatattttatactttatttttttcatcaaatTTATGAGATATATCTTATCTCTCAATATCTGCGAAGAAGCAATTTGAATTCCAATTCATAGATTTTTTATCAATCTAAAACCTAAGTCATATTCTTAGGATTAATTTTGATAGATTTCTTGCATCATGCTTTAAATACCTAGCTTAAATTAATTTGTCCATATAGGATTATGTAGATGACAATAATAATGTTGACGGGTTCTACGGAAATTTTGAGAATCCGTTGAGAAACGATGATGAGCTCCTAGATGACGAGATCTTTATGGATGCTAACTTGAAAAATGAAGAAGTTAGTGCTTCTGAACCCAATGAAGGTGCCCATTTTGGTCAATTGGATGAATCCTATAAGATTGACGGGTAAGAGGACATACGACAGATTGTGTTCTTGAATATTGTAGATGTTGATATAAAAAGATATCATTTCAATGATCTTAGAGTGGATTTTGATTTTTTACCGTGCATTTGCTAAGTCAAGGGGATTTAATGGTCAAAAAGGTAAGATGCAAAAGCACAATGGGATAAGCAATCTATAGAATTTTGTTTGTTGTCACGAGGGCTTCCGACAGAAAAAAGATGGATAATATGCAAACCAGAAACAAGAGCCTAGAAATGAAACTAGGTGTGGCTGCAAGGCAAAGGTTAAGGTGTCATTTGACGTCATTAATGGTCGCTGgattgttttaaaaatttttaatttgcacAATCATGACCTTCTTCCTCCAATTTTTACTGCATGCTTCCTGGTCACTCAAAAAAACTTGCTACAGACATTAagcaaataaatattaaatatattaaaaaagggTGGATCGGACATTGCACATATTTTTGTAGCACTCTGAAGCCAATTTTTGAAGAAGATGAAGTCCATTGACCCTGTCATGGTTATAAGATATGAGGTTGATAGGTTTCACTcgataaataatttattttagtgtGATGAAATAACTTAAATGGATTATCAATTGTTTGGTGATGTATTGGCTTTTGACGCTACTTACAAGAAGAACAAATATCATCGTCCTCTTGTCGCTTTTTTAGGTGTTAATAACCATAACCGCACATTTGTCTTTGCAGTTGCCCTTGTGTGTGATGAGTCAGAGCAAACATATGTTTGTTTGTTAAAAAGTCTGCTGGAACCAATGAAGGGGAAGGCCTATCAATGaaaaatgtaataaaaaattttttgctTGGCACCTTATTCACAATTCCACAAGTAATGTAGGTAATCCTAGGTTCATATTGCGGTTTAAGAAGTGCATGTTGGATGATTACGAGGTTGGAGTATTCCATAGTAAATAAGATCGGATGGTTGAAGAGTTTCATGTGCAAGATAAGCAATGGATAATTGACATGTATGATAACCAGTATAGTTGGACAATGACACATATCCATGGAAAGTTCTTTGTTGGGTTTAGGACCTCTTCTCGATGTGAGAGTTTGCACTCAGTTATTGCAAAGTATGTCAAGTCCAAGTATAATTTAAGAGATTTTGTAGAGCATTTTGATAGATGTGTTGCCTACATTTGTTTTAAGAATAGTCTAGCAGACTTTGAATGTGCATATGAAGTACCTGTGATGCAAATTCATTTATTGTCATTGAAGAAGTATGCAGCTAATTTATATACAAGAGAAGTATTTTTTCTATTTCGCCCTATTATTATAAGGCCTGGTTCAATAAAAGTGTTAGATTGCATTGATCTTGATTCTTATATATAATACACGGTGGTTAAATATGGTAGTCCTAACGATACATGGCATAGGGATTTACCAATTGAGTTTACCTTCTCTGGTATGAGGATGGAGTCATTTGCCATTGCTTGCAAACACATTCTATCTATTTTAGTTAGACTTGACATTTGTGAATTGCCAAAATGTTTAGTTCTAGATAGGTGGACCAAAAAAATGGAACAACAAATAGAAGATACAAGATGTGAGGGGTTTCACTTGGGATTGTTTAAAGTCTACTCAATATTGATGCTTGATGGACTGGTTTAGATTGGTGGCTACACTGTCAGCAGATAAATACAATAGGTTCAAGAGCATGAGGGATTGGGCGATAAATACAGCGGATGAACAGAAAGCTCATGATATTGCCAGTGCAGTTGCTTCTAGTGGTGTAATTTCTGCCACTAATACAGAGCCTCGTGACCTACCTTTCGTAGAAGGGTTAAGAATCGTTCCGGTATATGCCAGGAGCTCGGGCATAACAAAACTACATGTCCAAATCGTAATAAGTATGATGGGATTCACATGAATGGCATAGTCTACCTACAGATGATAATGCATATGAGGACAATGTGGGATGAAGAAGAGGATTTCATTTATGATGAAGATGAAGGTCTTGATGATGCGGTAAATTCTAGTTTTGAATCCAGCATAGATCAAGTAAGATATTCctcaattttgatattttatttattgGCTACTTTGAGGTTCTTTGTGTGTTGCTAATAAATTGTGTTATTTCAGGATATATAGATGACTCTAAttttgaatttggaaatgaggATGATGGAGCCAATGAAATTAATTAGTCTTATATTGTTTTTGTCGCAtttaatttttaatgtgtattatGTAACACCATACTATACAGAGTTTATAGTAACAATGTGACTCATGCCATTATGCAAAACACAAAAGGTCACCATTTGTACCAAGAACTTCTAAaagtgaaaatatttttgatattgtgcATATGGATATTGGAGGCTTTATAGGCACCACTTCAATTTGAGGTTTCAAATATTTTCTGTCTAGAATAGATGATAAAAGTAAGTTTATCTGACTGTATTTCATGAAAACAAAAGGAGTAGTTGTTGATTTAGttaaaatttttgtaaaattcattgaaactcaaTTTGCAACACAAATAAAGAAAGTTAGAACTGATAATGGTTCCGAGTTTAGACTAGCTAATTTCTATGCATCGAAAGGTATTTTACATTAAACATCCTGTGTTgagacacctcaacaaaatggcatAGTTGAACGAAAACATCAACACCTTTTGAAAGTTACAATGGAATTAATATTTCATTCAAATATGCCAAAGAAATTCTGGCACTATGCCTTAGCACATTCAATGCATCTCATTAACATAATTCCTAATACCTTGTTGAACAATGTCTCACCATATCAGATTCTTAATAAAAATTTACCAGACATTTCATATCTTAAGATATTTGGTTGTTTGGCATATGCCTCTATTCTAATAGCACATAGAAATAAATAGGATAAAAGGATAAGAAAGTGTGTTTATCTAAGAACTAAGAAAAGGGTTAAAGGACATATGTTGTATGACTTAGGCAACAGAGACATTTTCATTTCACGAAATGTAACACTCTATGAGCATATTCTTCCATTTGCTCTACAAGAATCCATGCATAATAGCCAAATTACATATGAATTTATTCCCAATGTTCCAATGCAAGATTTGATTGCATTTGATTATCCCTTTTGCAATCTGGGTTGTAGTATGGCACAAGCACACACACATGGATCACAACATTCATCTATACACATTGAGTGAAATTCTGAAATACCCATTATTGAAACACCTGACATGCATTCTCATGCATCATTGCACAATCAAGACACACTGCATTCTCAAACACAAACTGAATTCAATAATATTGAACATGCATCACACAACCTTCAACTTAGGAGATCAACTAGAGAAACAAAAAGACCAGCATACTTGAATGATTATCAATACATGACTTCATACACTACTTTGCAAAATGCTAAGTTAAATCTTTTACTTGACAACACATcatatttttctgatttttttttttaaattagcttGGTTTATCAATAGATCAATCAAATAATTTCTTTGAATAGTCCTGCATCTTATTTTTTGAGTCACAAATTCCAAACACAACCTCACCTCTTATTCCCTTAACTAAATCATCTTTATCTTCCACCACATCAAACACAAACCAACCAAAATATTTTGAACTAAAATGTTACGATGAGGCTATAAAGAGTCCTAACTGAAAAAAGGCAATTGATGTGGAATTaactattttaaaagaaaataaaactcgTACTGTTGCTAACCTTTCTACTAGAAAAAGTGTCATGGGATGCAAATggctttttaaattgaaattgaacCTGGATGGCACGATTGAGAGGTATAAGGCACGCGTTGTAACTCAAGAGTTTACTCAAATAGTGGGAGTTAATTACTTTTAGACCTTTAGCCCTGTAGCAAATATGAGTACCCTTTGAATTCTTCTTTTTATTGCACCAGTAAATAATTGGATAGTGAATCAATTAGATATAAACACAACTTTTTTGCATGGTGATTTATATGAGAAAATGTGTATGAAACCTCCACTGGATTTAAATCTCGCTAACCCCAACTTAGTGTGCAGACTAGACAGATCATTATACGGCTTGAAACAAGCCAACATATAGTGGAACACGAAGCTGGCTTTCACCTTAGTAGCTGCAGGATATCAACAGTCGAAATATGATTATAGCCTTTTTATTAAATCTACCAACAttttttttactgttattttagTGTATGTAGATGATTTAATAGTAGCAGGTGATGATTGCAAGGAGATACAATTCATCAAGCAGCATCtccatcaaattttcaaaattaaagagttAGGAAAATTACAATTCTATCTCAGTTTGGAGGTAGCTCGAAGCAAGAGGGGATTTTATGTGTGCCAAAAAAATACTGCATTGATCTATTAAAGGAGTATAGGTTGATGGACAAAAGCAGTGATAACTCCTATGGACTACACCACCAAGTTGTCAAAGCACTCAAGAACACTACTTCAATCGAATTCAGAATATCAAAGGCTAATCGGCAGGTTATTGTATCTCACCAATACTCGGCCAGAGATAAGCTATGCTGTTAGAAAATTAAGTCAGTACCTAGATTTTTTGCGACTGATAAGCACTTTAAAGATGCAGTAAGGGTGTTAAAATACCTTAAGGAGGTATATGGTTcgtgaaaatttttcaaattccTAGGAATCTTACATTGTAAAATTATTCCGATGTAAAGCTTTTGGTGTAAAAATTTCCAAGAATGTAAAAATATTCTTTTAACCACACGTCCTCTAAAGGAGATCCAACACTAGGCCTAATATTCTCAACCGAATTTGACCTTGAGCCAACTGATTTTTCAAATGGTGATTGGGGGACATGTCTCGATTCAAGAAGATCTCTATCGAGTTACTGTTTCTTTATGGGAAATTCAATTGTATAGTGGAAGAGCAAAAAACAAAATATAGTTGCTTACTCATTCTGTGAAGCTGAGTATAGAGTTCCAGCCATGGCAACTCGAGAAGCACAGTGAATCAACTACATTTTGCAAGATTTGAAAGTGAAGTTGAGAAGACCAATTGTCATTTATTGTGACAGCTAATCTGCTCTACTTATTACAGTAAATTCAGTATTTCATGAGAGAATAAAGCACATAGAAATGGATTGTCACATTGTAAGGGATAAACGGAAGGAACAAACAACTAAGTTGCTACCAATTTCAACAAACAACCAAATTGCAAACATTCTGACCAAGACAATAATCTCTAACTTGTTTCAGCAGTGCAATTCTAAGTTTAGAATGATGAGTGAAGATCATTCTAGCTTGAGAGGGGGTGTTATATGagctatttttttttatgtattttctgAATAACTAATTGTAGAGACTAATTGTAGGAAGTTAGATTAACTATAATTAGTTAGATTGATGTGGCAGTAAGTGTGCTAATAATTAAGTGTATTTAGAAGAGAAGTAACAAAAACAAAGACTGAGATTCAAGATTACAATCTCTAGTCACAAATTCCAGCTTTATGAGGGTTCTCTCTTCCTTTACAATTCTTTGAACTCACCCTTTTAACAAAAACAATTGACGAAAAATAGAATGATACCAAGTTGGTGTAGATGCACAAAATGAGATTTGAACTTTTAATATTTGCTTAAACAAACGAGTGAGTTGACCACTGGATTAACCCAAATTAAATAATCAATCTTCACATATAATTAAAAAGATggagataagaattttaaaaaattcttagAGACTATCACATAGTTAATTCAGATTGTAACAAACTTGATATTGTTAGAGGGTAGATTTGTAATTATAGGACCACAGCTGTAATTGTACATTGTACAAATAGGTACTGTAGCTTGTATATTCAATTAGGGTTTTCATTCATTCAAAATCACCTTTACcaaattccttcttcttctctctcattcATCTCTCTCTCAGCTCTATGAGGACACACGAAAAAACTCCTCTCTGAACTCACTTTCAATATGGTGCGGTGAGCATGGAATGGATCGAGGTTGTGTGTGACGAGAGTGCTTGAAGATCGAAGATCAAGGacgtgatttttaaattttttttggttgCTCATAGATTGACTCTCAGATCTGCGAATCCTAAAACATGGATGCTAGCAACCCAGAATCAGGAATGAACCCAGGCGCTTTTAGTGCCGAATCTGCAACAAACCCAGGCACTTTTAGTGCCGAATCTGTAGCTGCTCTTCTCAACCAACTCTCTGCTCAACTTGGACGCAACAATGGAACCTCAAACCCAAGCATTGATCAGACCAGTCCTTACTACATTCATCCGTCTGAAAACCCTGGTATTCCTATAATTCCTATAATTATGAATGGCTCAAATTATGGTGACTGGAGTAGAGCATTGACTTTAGCTCTACAATCTAAAAACAAATTTGACTTTGTTGATGGAACGATTAAGAAACCACTTGAATCTGATCCTTTGTTTAGGCAATGGAAACGTTGCAACACTTATGTTATAGGTTGGATTAACCTGTCTCTGAGTCCAGATATTTCACAAAGTGTAATGTGGAATAATCTAGCTTATGAGATCTGGAGTGAATTGCGAAGAAGATACTATCATGGTGATAGGTTCAGAATAGCTGAATTGAAGGAAGAATTGTATGCTGCCAAGCAAGGAGAACTTTCTATTACCGCTTATTTCATGAAATTAAGATCATTATGAGAGGAATTAGA from Arachis ipaensis cultivar K30076 chromosome B09, Araip1.1, whole genome shotgun sequence includes these protein-coding regions:
- the LOC107615125 gene encoding uncharacterized protein LOC107615125, with protein sequence MDASNPESGMNPGAFSAESATNPGTFSAESVAALLNQLSAQLGRNNGTSNPSIDQTSPYYIHPSENPGIPIIPIIMNGSNYGDWSRALTLALQSKNKFDFVDGTIKKPLESDPLFRQWKRCNTYVIGWINLSLSPDISQSVMWNNLAYEIWSELRRRYYHGDRFRIAELKEELYAAKQGELSITAYFMKLRSL